A single genomic interval of Nostoc commune NIES-4072 harbors:
- a CDS encoding DUF1830 domain-containing protein — MAQILDPLPPEQSGKILCCYINATSKIQVARISNIPNWYFERVVFPGQRLVFEAPRKAQLEIHTGMMASAILSDKIPCDRLMLDEPGVYEFDTDSSDENDLINTRSIVQQINTKIGDSTKPLQFLGLASVD, encoded by the coding sequence ATGGCTCAAATATTAGATCCTCTACCACCTGAGCAATCGGGAAAAATTCTCTGCTGCTACATTAATGCCACGAGCAAAATACAGGTAGCTCGCATCTCCAATATTCCCAACTGGTACTTTGAAAGGGTTGTTTTTCCTGGACAACGTTTAGTGTTTGAAGCTCCGCGAAAAGCTCAATTGGAGATTCACACAGGGATGATGGCAAGTGCAATTTTATCCGATAAAATTCCGTGCGATCGCCTAATGCTCGACGAACCCGGCGTTTATGAGTTCGATACAGACTCATCAGATGAAAATGACCTTATTAATACCAGGTCTATAGTGCAGCAAATTAATACAAAAATCGGAGATAGTACAAAACCCTTACAATTCCTTGGTTTAGCATCGGTTGATTAA
- a CDS encoding DUF4079 domain-containing protein, protein MNLPSFLWLWKIAAWSMGLSLLAYLMLAVTGVWMFRARTSQQFPFITPFMGGNKEVRSLHYTMGISMVSLVLLLLAIGIVGTLGHFGSLGHSSHLVAGLIVVALVLLSALSATQISARRPWARPLHVGVNIILFIGFAWVSFTGWIVVQKYLP, encoded by the coding sequence ATGAATCTGCCTTCATTTCTTTGGTTGTGGAAAATAGCCGCCTGGTCAATGGGGTTGTCCCTGCTGGCATATCTGATGTTAGCAGTCACCGGCGTTTGGATGTTTCGGGCGAGAACTTCGCAGCAATTCCCATTTATTACCCCATTTATGGGCGGAAATAAAGAGGTGCGATCGCTCCACTATACAATGGGCATCAGCATGGTAAGTTTAGTACTACTACTGCTAGCGATCGGCATTGTTGGCACTCTTGGTCATTTTGGCTCCTTGGGTCATTCATCACATTTAGTTGCTGGATTGATAGTAGTAGCATTAGTTTTACTATCTGCTTTGAGTGCGACGCAAATTAGTGCCAGACGACCTTGGGCTAGACCTTTACACGTCGGCGTAAATATTATTTTATTTATAGGATTTGCCTGGGTATCTTTTACTGGTTGGATTGTAGTACAAAAGTATTTACCTTAA
- a CDS encoding ABC transporter ATP-binding protein, with the protein MNTAKATLRLEQVNLFTKLKTQLPGNQQGYPILQDISLEVFQGDRIAIVGSVGAGKTSLLKLLNRLIEPTSGRIYLENQEYRQIPVIQLRQMLVLVLQESKLLGMTVGQALAYPLVLRGLSKQTIEQRVSHWTEQLHIPSEWLGRTEVQLSAGQRQLVAIARALVIQPKILLLDEPTSALDAGTASHLMQVLTQLSQTHQTTILMVNHQLELTQMFCTRLLHLHQGHLLANQKVSEINWVELRESLIQAEAQDDFGF; encoded by the coding sequence TTGAATACAGCAAAAGCCACACTCAGGCTAGAGCAAGTTAATCTGTTTACGAAGCTGAAAACCCAACTTCCAGGGAATCAGCAAGGATACCCCATATTGCAAGATATCTCCTTAGAGGTATTCCAAGGCGATCGCATTGCCATTGTAGGGTCAGTTGGCGCTGGAAAAACTTCGTTATTAAAACTCCTCAACCGCCTCATTGAACCCACCAGTGGCAGAATCTATCTAGAAAACCAAGAATATCGCCAAATACCCGTCATCCAGCTACGCCAGATGCTTGTACTTGTATTGCAAGAATCAAAGCTGTTGGGGATGACAGTTGGACAAGCCTTGGCTTATCCTTTAGTTTTGCGTGGTTTGTCCAAACAGACAATTGAGCAACGAGTCAGTCACTGGACAGAACAACTGCATATTCCTAGTGAATGGTTAGGGCGAACAGAGGTGCAACTTTCTGCGGGACAACGACAACTAGTAGCGATCGCTCGTGCCTTAGTCATCCAGCCTAAAATATTATTATTAGACGAGCCAACCTCTGCCCTTGATGCTGGTACTGCTTCTCATCTAATGCAAGTCTTAACCCAGTTAAGTCAAACTCATCAAACCACGATTTTGATGGTAAACCACCAACTGGAACTAACTCAGATGTTTTGCACTCGGTTATTACATCTACACCAAGGTCATTTATTGGCAAATCAAAAAGTCTCTGAAATAAACTGGGTTGAATTACGAGAAAGCTTAATTCAAGCAGAAGCTCAAGACGATTTTGGATTTTAA